The stretch of DNA TTtggtaataaaattcaaaatgtgAAATTGGTTTACAATCCCACAAAAGCATCATCGCGTTCGTCATCTAAAATAATCGCGGTGTGATTCTTCTTCAAGAATACGCGATAATAAACCAATAGTGTTGAAGGTTGTAACTTTCACATATTGTTTAATCATAGTCTTTTCTACAAAATCGTGTTGTTTACTGTACCAGATATTAAATTCGACATGAGTTTATTCAAGTAGAATAACATCCTTTTACATGTACATTGTCATTGCTAATGACTAATGGCTGAGATTTTCTATCttcaaaaatatgaatatgctTCGTGACACGTTATCGTATTTTCCTTTAACAATAGTGATTTATCAAatgataaatttgaaacttgcATATTCCACCACCAATTGTTCATCTCATTGTTACATTTAGGTTcctataatttattataacaatGTATTAGTCAAATGTGTAATATTTACGTTCTACAtacaacaaaataaaataatttaccaaGAATCCTCTAACTTCCATCCAATGATCAGACACAAATTTAGTCAAATAATTCGTATTCCATCAGGCAAAATAAGAACGATTACGTTTTTCCTTCGGGAATGTCTTTAGCTAGTTTAAGAGCAGCTACGAGTACAGTACCGCTACTACCGCCGCACAATAAACCTTCCTGACGTATAAGCATTCTGGCGGCATTGAATGATTCAGCATCTTCAGTCTGTATCCATTTATCAATTACATTACGATCTAACACTGTAGGTACGAAATCATATCTgaaaagatattaattaatatttttcaatctaAATTGTACGTTAAATacaatagaaaaacattatCTACCCAATTCCTTCCACTTCATAAAAGCCAATTTCATTCTCGACTCAGCGGATGGATCTAAAAACTTCCTTTAGGATCCACAGCAATATTTTATATCCGGCGAtaattctttcaattttcgtCCAATACACTAATAGTACCACCTGTACCTGCACCGGCTATCAAATAATCTATCTTCCCTTCGCATTGTTCCCAGATTTCAGTCGCGGTTTGCTCGTAATGAGCCAATGGATTCCAGGGTTAGTGTACTAGAAACATAATGTGAtaagaatacaataaaatacttaatattcatacttatataaatattacttGATCCAGAACAATACTGTTCGGTGTTTCGCTTTGTATTTTTTGCGCAACACTGATATGTGCTTCTGGACTATTCCAACTTGCTTCAGTCGGCGTTCGAACAATTTCAGCACCAAGCGCGATTA from Osmia bicornis bicornis chromosome 10, iOsmBic2.1, whole genome shotgun sequence encodes:
- the LOC114877262 gene encoding LOW QUALITY PROTEIN: cystathionine beta-synthase (The sequence of the model RefSeq protein was modified relative to this genomic sequence to represent the inferred CDS: inserted 5 bases in 5 codons; deleted 8 bases in 5 codons; substituted 3 bases at 3 genomic stop codons), whose amino-acid sequence is MMEFKRPDLPSRCTWKPNATNSPHTCRMEKPDRSKILPDILTTIGQTPLIKLNNIPKSYGIKCEIYVKCDSLILVGSVKDRIAYRMIQDAEEKESYKNQAILLLKPTSGNTGIGLAMACADXRIXMDQLLCQKKMSNEKASTLIALGAEIVRTPTEASWNSPEAHISVAQKIQSETPNSIVLDQYTNPXNPLAHYEQTATEIWEQCEGKIDYLIAGAGTGGTISXIGRKLKELSPDIKYCCGSXRKFLDPSAEENEIGFYEVEGIGYDFVPTVLDRNVIDKWIQTEDAESFNAARMLIRQEGLLCGGSSGTVLVAALKLAKDIPEGKTIVLILPDGIXNYLTKFVSDHWMEVRGFLEPKCNNEMNNWWWNMQVSNLSFDKSLLLKENTITCHEAIHIFEDRKSQPLVISNDNVHVKGCYSLNKLMSNLISGTVNXHDFVEKTMIKQYVKVTTFNTIGLLSRILEEESHAIILDDERDDAFVGXVNQFHILNFITKNNDKLTLNNSTN